A region of Sugiyamaella lignohabitans strain CBS 10342 chromosome A, complete sequence DNA encodes the following proteins:
- the SSU1 gene encoding Ssu1p (Plasma membrane sulfite pump involved in sulfite metabolism; required for efficient sulfite efflux; major facilitator superfamily protein; GO_component: GO:0016021 - integral component of membrane [Evidence IEA,IEA]; GO_component: GO:0016021 - integral component of membrane [Evidence ISM] [PMID 12192589]; GO_component: GO:0016020 - membrane [Evidence IEA]; GO_component: GO:0005886 - plasma membrane [Evidence IEA,IEA]; GO_component: GO:0005886 - plasma membrane [Evidence IDA] [PMID 9294463]; GO_function: GO:0000319 - sulfite transmembrane transporter activity [Evidence IDA] [PMID 10870099]; GO_process: GO:0000316 - sulfite transport [Evidence IDA] [PMID 10870099]; GO_process: GO:0055085 - transmembrane transport [Evidence IEA]; GO_process: GO:0006810 - transport [Evidence IEA]) — MFGRVNSNASSETVVNHLTMTAGIKSYLLARVNYFTPAWFAAVMGVGISSIILYTFPFNARWLRILGVIIWGFNMGLFGIANILFVSRFLLHPAAFAQLLRDPTQSVFLGCWPMGFATIINMTDLQFGRDAWKATYAMWWIDVFVSLFTAWYVVFCMYSKHDRKSTESINATILLPVVAVVVASSTGALITANLPKQLQESTIIITALLWGNGELLGFTCTAIYIHRLLRSNLPPSQLAISNFLPVGPLGQGSFGIIIITSNLATLLAERQVLTVPESALVRYAGIGIAMAMMGYACFWVSIAFLAILTDPPKSFNPGWWGLTFPLGTFVLGWYRLADETGLLAFKVLGAIFGGIEVLLALTCTIQSINHAVIHDTLFRAPTVAPAPNSQTVDKETV; from the coding sequence ATGTTTGGCCGAGTGAACAGTAACGCTAGCAGTGAAACAGTTGTTAATCATTTGACAATGACTGCTGGTATTAAAAGTTATCTACTCGCACGAGTAAATTACTTCACCCCTGCATGGTTTGCTGCCGTCATGGGTGTTGGTATCTCGTCAATCATATTATACACTTTCCCATTTAATGCCAGATGGCTGAGAATCCTGGGTGTTATTATCTGGGGTTTTAATATGGGCTTGTTTGGAATTgcaaatattttatttgttagCAGAttccttcttcatcctGCTGCTTTTGCACAGCTTCTTCGTGATCCTACCCAAAGTGTCTTTTTGGGTTGCTGGCCCATGGGCTTTGCCACTATTATCAACATGACTGATCTTCAGTTTGGCAGAGATGCATGGAAAGCTACTTATGCCATGTGGTGGATTGACGTGTTCGTCTCTTTATTTACTGCTTGGTATGTTGTTTTCTGTATGTACTCCAAGCATGATCGCAAGTCAACTGAATCTATTAATGCTACTATTCTTCTTCCTGTCGTTGCAGTAGTAGTTGCTTCATCAACTGGAGCTCTTATCACTGCCAATCTTCCTAAGCAGCTGCAAGAGAGTACTATCATTATCACTGCTCTGTTGTGGGGTAATGGTGAACTCCTCGGTTTCACCTGTACTGCTATCTATATTCACAGATTGTTAAGGAGTAACCTTCCTCCTAGCCAATTGGCCATTTCTAATTTTCTTCCTGTGGGTCCTTTGGGTCAAGGTAGCTTTGgtatcattattatcactTCTAATTTAGCAACTCTTCTTGCTGAAAGACAAGTTCTCACAGTACCAGAGTCTGCTCTAGTTCGTTATGCCGGTATTGGAATTGCCATGGCCATGATGGGTTACGCCTGCTTCTGGGTGTCCATTGCATTTTTAGCCATCCTCACTGACCCTCCAAAATCGTTCAACCCTGGATGGTGGGGTCTTACTTTCCCTCTCGGAACATTTGTTCTTGGGTGGTACCGACTGGCTGATGAGACTGGCCTCTTAGCATTTAAGGTACTAGGCGCTATATTTGGAGGCATTGAAGTGCTTCTCGCTCTTACCTGTACCATTCAATCCATAAACCATGCCGTTATCCACGACACCCTCTTCCGAGCACCTACtgtagcaccagcacctaATTCACAAACTGTCGACAAAGAGACGGTTTAG
- a CDS encoding membrane transporter (top hit is XP_007844384.1 originated in Moniliophthora roreri MCA 2997): MPFAFQTRLGIAEDQVQTWVSTSLAIYAAGVIVGSLVVGAISDKLGQRRAFMISGFVVMEGATCMLCFPKSLALYMVGRTLQGVSAAIAWGIGFAIISDSAEPDQVALLMSYPSMGLSLGIFLGPLLGGVMYDRAGYYSVFYLCFGVFGLDILVRFLMTEKSTLEQKLKKYELYEKKRQEAFGEIMMTTTSHSGSINPGHASQSESTMSSDSTIEQSEEEERQNFSLRHSFRKMTLIQLLQSPRVLNNLFLTFILVWFSGNLDATMTIHLADIFNFNSLYSGLMFLAIVAPMVLEPVCGYVSDKYGGRYLVTAGFIWICPSLMLMWIPHENTTGHIVMFIAFLVMVGIGFTLVFTPLMAEMTNAVNEIDRANPGTLGGGKGFAQAYGLVNIASSLGQIVGPYQGGAVMSRYGWGINVLIMGLLALVAAVPGFLLTGGKEPPSHSSNSLTPENSDPQIPLQSESIDD; the protein is encoded by the coding sequence ATGCCCTTTGCATTTCAGACACGCCTGGGCATTGCAGAAGACCAGGTTCAGACGTGGGTGTCAACGTCACTGGCTATATATGCTGCTGGAGTGATAGTGGGGTCTCTCGTAGTTGGAGCCATTTCAGATAAGTTGGGACAACGACGAGCTTTCATGATATCAGGGTTTGTAGTCATGGAAGGTGCTACTTGTATGCTCTGTTTTCCCAAGTCATTGGCTTTGTATATGGTAGGACGTACTCTACAGGGCGTGTCGGCAGCCATTGCCTGGGGCATTGGGTTTGCCATCATCAGCGACTCTGCTGAGCCCGATCAAGTGGCTCTACTTATGAGTTATCCTTCTATGGGTCTTAGTTTAGGAATATTCTTGGGTCCTCTTTTAGGAGGTGTGATGTACGATCGAGCGGGTTACTACTCGGTGTTCTACCTCTGCTTCGGAGTGTTCGGACTTGACATTTTAGTCAGATTTTTGATGACAGAAAAGAGTACTTTAGAacagaaactgaaaaagTACGAATTATACGAAAAGAAACGACAAGAAGCATTTGGTGAAATTATGATGACTACGACAAGCCATAGCGGAAGCATAAATCCAGGCCATGCATCACAATCCGAATCAACTATGTCTTCAGACTCAACAATAGAACaatctgaagaagaggaacgACAAAATTTTTCGTTGCGTCATTCATTCCGCAAAATGACGCTGATTCAACTGCTGCAGTCACCTCGAGTTCTAAATAACCTGTTCCTGACATTTATCCTAGTGTGGTTTTCGGGTAATTTGGATGCCACTATGACGATCCATCTTGCCGATATATTCAATTTCAACTCGCTTTACTCGGGTCTGATGTTTCTGGCCATTGTAGCTCCCATGGTTCTCGAGCCAGTATGTGGATATGTCAGTGACAAGTACGGAGGCCGGTATCTAGTGACGGCGGGATTTATTTGGATTTGTCCATCTTTGATGCTCATGTGGATTCCACACGAGAACACCACAGGCCATATTGTCATGTTCATAGCATTTTTGGTCATGGTAGGAATCGGGTTCACTCTAGTATTCACGCCATTAATGGCCGAGATGACTAACGCCGTCAACGAGATCGACCGAGCCAATCCCGGCACCCTCGGTGGAGGAAAGGGATTCGCTCAAGCGTACGGACTCGTCAACATCGCCTCATCCCTCGGACAAATCGTCGGACCCTACCAAGGAGGAGCCGTCATGAGTCGCTATGGCTGGGGCATCAACGTGCTAATCATGGGTCTCCTTGCGCTAGTAGCTGCCGTCCCCGGGTTCCTCCTTACCGGCGGCAAAGAGCCACCCTCCCACAGCTCTAATTCACTAACTCCAGAAAACTCCGACCCCCAAATCCCACTCCAATCAGAATCTATAGACGACTGA
- the VPS75 gene encoding Vps75p (NAP family histone chaperone; binds to histones and Rtt109p, stimulating histone acetyltransferase activity; possesses nucleosome assembly activity in vitro; proposed role in vacuolar protein sorting and in double-strand break repair; protein abundance increases in response to DNA replication stress; relocalizes to the cytosol in response to hypoxia; GO_component: GO:0000785 - chromatin [Evidence IDA] [PMID 17344218]; GO_component: GO:0005829 - cytosol [Evidence IDA] [PMID 22932476]; GO_component: GO:0005634 - nucleus [Evidence IEA,IEA,IEA]; GO_component: GO:0005634 - nucleus [Evidence IDA] [PMID 14562095]; GO_component: GO:0005634 - nucleus [Evidence IDA] [PMID 22932476]; GO_function: GO:0010698 - acetyltransferase activator activity [Evidence IDA,IMP] [PMID 19172749]; GO_function: GO:0042393 - histone binding [Evidence IDA,IPI] [PMID 17344218]; GO_process: GO:0006303 - double-strand break repair via nonhomologous end joining [Evidence IMP,IPI] [PMID 18036332]; GO_process: GO:0006334 - nucleosome assembly [Evidence IEA]; GO_process: GO:0006334 - nucleosome assembly [Evidence IDA] [PMID 17344218]; GO_process: GO:0035066 - positive regulation of histone acetylation [Evidence IDA,IGI,IMP] [PMID 18458063]; GO_process: GO:0015031 - protein transport [Evidence IEA]; GO_process: GO:0006810 - transport [Evidence IEA]): MAVKYSTKVLKPVYEERREATRNVPKFWPTVLDSSELLAEYITYEDTEVLDHLVDLYVEWDEDNVKNFTIHWEFSENDFLETNKVSKRFELVEAEKSGEGDDEDDEDAEDSYTSTPVALKWKKGKNLTKPKDGRDTSFFNWFSFSGEGPGDYKGGENIAVIIAEELFPHALKFFADAFSEGDLAEYELDDEEDDDEDDEVEGDAEHEDAPPRKKSKN; this comes from the coding sequence ATGGCAGTTAAGTATAGTACCAAGGTTTTGAAGCCCGTTTATGAGGAACGTCGCGAGGCAACCAGGAACGTTCCTAAGTTTTGGCCTACTGTTTTGGACTCGAGCGAGCTTTTGGCCGAGTATATTACTTATGAAGATACAGAGGTGTTGGACCATTTGGTGGATTTGTACGTCGAATGGGACGAGGACAATGTCAAGAACTTCACTATCCACTGGGAGTTTTCCGAAAACGATTTCCTCGAGACTAACAAGGTGTCGAAACGTTTTGAGCTTGTTGAGGCCGAGAAGTCTGGAGAAggtgatgacgaggacgacgaagatgctgaagacAGTTATACATCAACACCGGTGGCTCTTAAGTGGAAGAAGGGCAAGAACCTGACTAAACCCAAAGACGGCCGTGACaccagtttcttcaactggtTCAGCTTCTCTGGCGAGGGTCCTGGCGACTATAAAGGCGGTGAGAACATTGCTGTGATCATTGCCGAAGAACTGTTCCCACACGCCCTCAAATTCTTCGCCGACGCATTCAGCGAGGGCGACCTTGCCGAGTACGAGctcgacgacgaagaagacgacgacgaggacGACGAAGTCGAGGGCGACGCCGAGCACGAGGACGCTCCTCCCCgcaagaagagcaagaacTAG
- the CCT3 gene encoding Cct3p (Subunit of the cytosolic chaperonin Cct ring complex; related to Tcp1p, required for the assembly of actin and tubulins in vivo; capable of binding Q/N rich proteins and mediating their folding; GO_component: GO:0005832 - chaperonin-containing T-complex [Evidence IPI] [PMID 15704212]; GO_component: GO:0005832 - chaperonin-containing T-complex [Evidence IDA] [PMID 16762366]; GO_component: GO:0005737 - cytoplasm [Evidence IEA,IEA]; GO_function: GO:0005524 - ATP binding [Evidence IEA,IEA]; GO_function: GO:0000166 - nucleotide binding [Evidence IEA]; GO_function: GO:0051082 - unfolded protein binding [Evidence IEA]; GO_function: GO:0051082 - unfolded protein binding [Evidence IDA] [PMID 16762366]; GO_process: GO:0044267 - cellular protein metabolic process [Evidence IEA]; GO_process: GO:0006457 - protein folding [Evidence IEA]; GO_process: GO:0006457 - protein folding [Evidence IDA] [PMID 16762366]) → MCRVADIVRTCLGPKAMLKMLLDPMGGIVLTNDGHAILREIEVTHPAAKSMIELSRTQDEEVGDGTTTVIILAGEILAQAYGPLERNIHPVVIISALKEALKDALEVIHEISRPIDVENDAAMVKLISASIGTKFVARWSTLMCKLALQAVKTVMRTDTNGRKEIDIKRYARIEKIPGGEIEDSRVLDGVMLNKDITHPKMRRRIENPRVLLLDCPLEYKKGESQTNIEITKEEEWNRVLQIEEEQIKAMCEIIASFKPDLVITEKGVSDLAQHYLLKANISALRRVRKGDNNRIARATGATIVNRVEDIRESDIGTQCGLFNIELIGDEYFTFLTECEDPGACTILLRGPSKDILSEIDRNLQDAMSVARNVCFEPRLSPGGGATEMALSVRLAERAKAIEGVSQWPYKAVADALEVIPRTLIQNCGGNPIRVLTQLRAKHAEGLYTYGIDGENGKVVDMNEYGIWEPEAIKLQSIKTAIESACLLLRVDDIVSGVRKQGEKTGRLQGPEDVPASQE, encoded by the coding sequence ATGTGCAGAGTGGCTGATATAGTGAGAACATGTCTTGGACCCAAGGCCATGTTGAAAATGCTGTTAGATCCCATGGGTGGAATTGTGTTGACTAATGACGGACATGCTATTTTGCGAGAGATCGAGGTCACACATCCTGCTGCTAAGAGTATGATTGAGTTGAGTCGCACTCAGGACGAAGAGGTTGGTGATGGTACTACGACGGTGATTATTCTGGCAGGTGAGATTCTCGCTCAGGCATACGGTCCTTTAGAGCGTAATATCCACCCAGTAGTTATCATCTCTGCTCTTAAAGAAGCATTAAAAGATGCTCTTGAAGTCATCCACGAGATTTCAAGACCTATCGATGTTGAGAACGATGCTGCCATGGTCAAACTTATCAGTGCCAGTATCGGAACCAAATTTGTTGCTAGATGGAGTACTTTGATGTGCAAACTGGCATTACAAGCCGTCAAGACTGTCATGAGAACCGACACTAATGGCAGAAAAGAAATCGACATCAAGAGATATGCAAGAATCGAGAAGATCCCTGGTGGAGAAATCGAGGATTCCAGAGTGTTGGATGGTGTCATGCTTAATAAGGACATCACCCACCCTAAAATGAGACGTAGAATAGAAAACCCTCGAGTGCTGTTATTGGACTGTCCTTTAGAGTATAAGAAGGGTGAGTCGCAAACCAACATCGAAATCACAAAGGAAGAGGAATGGAACCGGGTTCTGCAGATCGAGGAAGAGCAAATCAAGGCCATGTGCGAGATCATTGCTTCTTTCAAGCCCGACCTTGTCATCACCGAGAAGGGTGTTTCAGACTTGGCTCAACATTATCTGTTAAAGGCCAATATCTCTGCCCTACGAAGAGTCCGTAAGGGTGACAATAATCGTATTGCCAGAGCTACTGGTGCCACTATTGTGAACCGAGTCGAAGATATCCGTGAATCGGACATCGGTACCCAGTGTGGCTTGTTCAATATCGAGCTCATTGGTGACGAGTACTTTACATTCTTGACTGAATGCGAGGATCCTGGTGCCTGTACTATTCTGTTACGTGGTCCTTCTAAGGATATCTTGTCTGAGATCGACCGTAACTTACAAGATGCCATGTCTGTTGCCCGTAACGTATGCTTTGAACCCAGACTATCGCCCGGTGGAGGTGCCACTGAAATGGCTCTTTCCGTGCGACTGGCCGAAAGGGCCAAGGCCATTGAGGGTGTCTCGCAATGGCCTTACAAGGCTGTTGCCGATGCTTTGGAGGTCATTCCTCGTACTCTTATCCAAAACTGTGGTGGCAACCCCATCCGAGTTTTGACTCAACTGCGTGCCAAGCACGCCGAGGGTCTCTATACATACGGTATCGACGGCGAAAACGGCAAGGTCGTCGACATGAACGAGTATGGCATCTGGGAACCCGAGGCCATCAAGCTACAGTCAATCAAAACCGCCATCGAGAGTGCCTGTCTGCTCCTAAGAGTCGACGACATTGTCAGTGGTGTCCGCAAACAGGGCGAAAAGACTGGCAGACTCCAGGGCCCTGAAGACGTCCCTGCTTCCCAGGAGTAA